AATCGTTTGACGACCTGATTCGAGGCGAAAAAATTCCGGATTGGTTGAATCCAGAACGATGATAAATCGATGAAAGTTCCGTTTATCAAGATGCAAGGCTGCGGCAACGATTTCATTTTTTTCGACGCGAGAAAACTGCCGACGTTCGAATGGGCCAAAATCTCGGGGCGGCTTCTCGACCGCCGATTCGGCATCGGCGGCGATACGATGCTGGTCCTTCTTTCGCCCAAAGAGAAGGGGAGCGACGGCCGGATGTTGACGATCGAGCGGGATGGAAAC
The sequence above is a segment of the Bdellovibrionota bacterium genome. Coding sequences within it:
- a CDS encoding diaminopimelate epimerase — protein: MKVPFIKMQGCGNDFIFFDARKLPTFEWAKISGRLLDRRFGIGGDTMLVLLSPKEKGSDGRMLTIERDGN